In the genome of Criblamydia sequanensis CRIB-18, one region contains:
- a CDS encoding bile acid:sodium symporter — protein sequence MRKQDIVFLACAVFLFILAFSFPSIGSKGSLLHPEKATSFLAALIFFINGIEIKKEKWFEFFYLRDCLLIQAATFLISVLIGLLLHELFFKNFYLSPLILAGIVLLSSLPTTVASASIFTKIAEGDSTFTLINSIIGNTLGLFIVPLITGYFIPNWHRESFDTGLLALNLFLIALLPFSLGLALRKLNPGDAIKLFLKYFQRFLLLAIVYLSLSESFFQIDNDFLSAKISYPILLLETFILYLLFLALSFILSRFMAFSRKRKIASIFILTQKTAVLGIPLAESFFLSSSEQSFLLFPLLFYTLIQWTGSSALLFLLGQKEKLN from the coding sequence ATGCGAAAGCAGGATATCGTTTTTTTAGCATGCGCCGTCTTCCTCTTCATTTTGGCTTTTTCATTCCCCTCAATAGGCTCTAAAGGCTCTCTTTTACATCCGGAAAAAGCAACTTCATTTCTTGCCGCTTTGATTTTTTTTATCAACGGAATAGAGATAAAAAAAGAAAAATGGTTTGAGTTCTTTTATTTAAGAGATTGCCTCCTCATTCAAGCGGCAACTTTTTTAATCTCCGTTCTAATAGGATTATTGCTGCATGAGCTTTTCTTTAAAAATTTTTACTTATCGCCTTTGATCCTTGCCGGCATTGTTCTTTTGTCTTCATTGCCGACAACTGTAGCCTCAGCTTCCATTTTTACAAAGATTGCTGAGGGCGATTCCACATTCACGTTAATTAATTCCATTATCGGAAACACTTTGGGCTTATTTATCGTTCCCCTGATCACAGGCTATTTTATCCCTAACTGGCATAGAGAGAGTTTTGATACAGGCCTTCTTGCTTTAAATTTATTTTTAATAGCGCTCCTTCCTTTTTCTCTTGGTTTAGCTTTAAGAAAATTGAACCCGGGAGATGCAATTAAACTTTTTCTAAAATATTTTCAGCGTTTTTTGCTCCTAGCTATCGTTTACTTAAGCCTGTCTGAGAGCTTTTTCCAAATAGATAACGACTTTTTATCTGCAAAAATTTCTTATCCCATTCTTTTATTAGAGACTTTTATTCTTTATCTGCTTTTTTTAGCCCTATCTTTTATTCTAAGCCGTTTTATGGCCTTTTCGAGGAAACGTAAAATTGCTTCCATCTTCATATTAACTCAAAAAACAGCGGTTCTTGGAATCCCTCTCGCCGAATCATTTTTCTTGTCATCATCGGAGCAATCTTTTTTACTATTTCCACTTCTATTTTATACACTCATTCAATGGACGGGCTCGAGCGCTTTACTCTTTTTATTAGGACAAAAAGAAAAGCTGAATTAA
- the infC gene encoding translation initiation factor IF-3: MRSNREIRAHKVRLINEEGEQVGIVSFQEALTKAEEAGLDLVEIVPTATPPICKIINFGKFRYDQTKREKESKKAQHQIKVKEVKLKPNIDEHDLQTKLRQAREFLDKGNKVKITLSFRGREMAHPEIGENLMNRVCEELAEAAIAESEPKRMGRILIVVLAPKPKKK; encoded by the coding sequence TTGAGAAGCAATAGAGAAATCCGCGCGCACAAAGTGCGGTTAATCAACGAAGAGGGCGAACAAGTCGGAATTGTTTCATTTCAAGAAGCGCTTACGAAGGCTGAAGAAGCCGGATTAGACCTTGTTGAAATCGTCCCAACGGCAACGCCTCCAATATGTAAGATCATTAATTTCGGTAAATTCCGATATGATCAGACAAAAAGGGAAAAAGAAAGTAAAAAAGCGCAGCATCAAATTAAGGTTAAGGAAGTTAAACTTAAGCCGAATATAGATGAACATGACCTTCAAACCAAATTAAGGCAAGCGCGAGAGTTTTTAGATAAAGGCAACAAAGTAAAAATAACGTTGTCCTTTAGAGGTAGGGAAATGGCACATCCTGAAATCGGAGAAAATCTGATGAATCGGGTATGTGAAGAGCTAGCAGAGGCGGCAATAGCTGAGTCCGAACCGAAAAGAATGGGAAGGATTCTAATTGTTGTGTTAGCTCCTAAGCCAAAGAAGAAATAA
- the rpmI gene encoding 50S ribosomal protein L35: MPKMKTRKAVAARFRVTGTGKLKRQRPGKRHILTKKTSKRKRQLRQPALVSEAQLKTYKRAMGV, from the coding sequence GTGCCTAAAATGAAGACTAGAAAGGCCGTTGCGGCCAGGTTCAGGGTAACCGGAACCGGAAAGTTAAAAAGACAACGCCCAGGCAAGCGCCACATACTGACAAAAAAAACGTCAAAGCGCAAAAGACAGTTGAGACAGCCAGCTTTAGTCTCTGAAGCTCAGCTCAAAACTTATAAGCGTGCAATGGGTGTTTAA
- the rplT gene encoding 50S ribosomal protein L20, giving the protein MVRVTNAVAANRRRKRILKRAKGFWGDRKNHLRITKEAVMRAMAYNYAHRKLRKRDFRKLWITRISVAAKINGVSYSKLIHGLKKAGCDLNRKILADMAIRDPEAFAVIATKAKAALV; this is encoded by the coding sequence ATGGTTAGAGTGACAAATGCTGTCGCAGCAAATCGTCGACGTAAACGCATTCTAAAAAGAGCTAAGGGTTTTTGGGGAGACCGTAAAAACCACCTTCGCATTACCAAAGAAGCTGTAATGCGAGCAATGGCTTATAATTATGCTCACAGAAAACTACGTAAAAGAGATTTTCGAAAACTCTGGATTACACGTATTTCAGTTGCAGCTAAGATTAATGGTGTTTCTTATAGCAAACTTATCCACGGCTTGAAAAAAGCAGGATGTGATTTGAATAGGAAAATTTTGGCCGATATGGCAATCAGAGATCCTGAAGCCTTTGCAGTAATTGCAACAAAAGCAAAAGCCGCTTTGGTTTAG
- the pheS gene encoding phenylalanine--tRNA ligase subunit alpha: protein MQTHIETIQKEFEEDFKNCFSSATLESLKIKYLGKKGPIQDLMKGLKEASGEDRPKLGKSINDLKVSIEAKLTELGRSLIAREEQQKLLAEKIDETLPGKKRFQGRKHPVNGTLDEIINILIAMGFTVEQGPDIDTDYYNFEVLNFPPEHPARDMQDTFYINKEVLLRTHTSNIQARVMESQKPPIRIIAPGKCFRNEAVTSRSHVFFHQVEAVYIDKNVSFSDLMGTLTDFMQKLFYKDIKVRFWPNYFPFVEPGLQVDIHCLNCKGSGCTLCKHTGWLEVAGAGMIHPEVLKNGGIDPEEYSGFAWGLGIERLVMLKNGIKDIRLFTENDIRFLNQFSAI from the coding sequence TTGCAGACGCACATTGAAACCATCCAAAAAGAATTCGAAGAAGATTTTAAAAACTGCTTCTCTTCAGCGACCCTTGAATCCCTTAAAATAAAATACCTTGGCAAAAAAGGCCCTATCCAAGACTTGATGAAAGGTCTTAAAGAAGCAAGCGGGGAAGATCGTCCCAAGCTTGGCAAATCGATTAATGACTTAAAAGTGTCTATTGAAGCAAAGCTTACCGAACTTGGCCGCTCTTTAATTGCAAGAGAAGAGCAGCAAAAGCTCTTAGCTGAAAAAATTGATGAAACGCTTCCCGGAAAAAAACGCTTTCAAGGGCGTAAACACCCGGTAAACGGCACTCTTGATGAAATCATCAATATCCTTATCGCCATGGGGTTTACAGTCGAACAAGGCCCGGATATTGATACCGATTACTATAATTTCGAAGTTTTAAATTTTCCTCCTGAGCATCCTGCTCGGGATATGCAAGATACGTTTTACATAAACAAGGAAGTGTTGCTTAGAACGCATACAAGCAACATTCAAGCGCGTGTGATGGAGTCTCAAAAGCCGCCCATCCGAATTATTGCGCCGGGCAAGTGTTTCCGTAATGAAGCAGTCACTTCAAGATCTCATGTGTTCTTCCATCAAGTGGAAGCGGTTTACATCGATAAAAATGTCTCTTTTTCTGATTTGATGGGAACTTTGACAGACTTCATGCAAAAGCTTTTTTATAAAGACATTAAAGTCCGTTTTTGGCCCAATTATTTCCCTTTTGTTGAGCCTGGGCTGCAAGTTGACATCCACTGCTTGAACTGCAAAGGTTCGGGCTGTACTCTTTGCAAGCATACGGGTTGGCTTGAAGTGGCAGGCGCCGGCATGATTCACCCCGAAGTTTTAAAAAATGGCGGTATTGATCCCGAGGAATACAGCGGCTTTGCATGGGGCCTTGGAATTGAAAGACTTGTGATGCTTAAAAACGGAATCAAAGACATTCGATTATTTACAGAAAACGACATTCGTTTTTTAAATCAGTTCTCGGCCATTTAA